cctcctctggccctgtccgtctgtccctgtccctttgctcctgtccctgtccctctgtctctgcctctcctcgtttctgccattctctgtgtcagtttatctctctgtctctttcctcgctctatctctgtcatttctGATCAGGGAAAGGAAGACACCAAGCCTTGGGGGCGTAATTTTATTGAcatgataaataattctgcagaagtaaaacaggcttttaaataggacttaacaaatgatataacatagccgtggctaacgcaaagtacacgatacatcttaaattgtacacccgtagtaaaacgtaatcttatagcctagtaacaaactctgcagaaacctaatgtcctaatgtctagaaatcgcagtgaggcgaatgtaacaaatctaatactaagtataacaggacaccaaagtgaacaacataacataagggaaaccctagctggagaataatcaggcggcagaaaacatagtgactggggaagcctgatatgtaattggagaagaaaataaccccaggccagaggccgagccgccaaggaaggaattacctgacaaggtagggcttactagtagaatgtctgtaaagtcaaagtagtagctgcggacagcggaacacttggggacgggcgctgcacccccccccccccccccacccatccccagtGAAACGGGAGGAAAACGTGAGGAACAACGACTGACGTAGTCAGAACCGTGAGAACTGGCAGCCAGcagaaagggggaggagggtgggcgcttcgtgaatcttggacctggtcgggagagtgagtgagagcgggacctgacttcccgcgccttttatgccacccaggctggccgcaccgcgcctgcgggacgcgatgcgcaattgtctcttccttcccccgtcagaaactccaccgcctttcgtcaaaaggcagtgggccattttctgatcagggaaaggaagacaccaagccttgggggcgtaattttattgacatgataaataattctgcagaagtaaaacaggcttttaaataggacttaacaaatgatataacatagccgtggctaacgcaaagtacacgatacatcttaaattgtacacccgtagtaaaacgtaatcttatagcctagtaacaaactctgcagaaacctaatgtcctaatgtctagaaatcgcagtgaggcgaatgtaacaaatctaatactaagtataacaggacaccaaagtgaacaacataacataagggaaaccctagctggagaataatcaggcggcagaaaacatagtgactggggaagcctgatatgtaattggagaagaaaataaccccaggccagaggccgagccgccaaggaaggaattacctgacaaggtagggcttactagtagaatgtctgtaaagtcaaagtagtagctgcggacagcggaacacttggggacgggcgctgcacccccaccccgcaggccagcaggccggacccccccccccccgaagggcgagtgcccgctggccgcgaggGAAACCTCAGGGTGGCCAAGCAATTACGCTACCGACTGGGAAGGAAACGTCACTCTCGCACCTGCCTACCGTGAGTAGTGTTCTGCAAGCTCTTCTACAGGCGGCTGAGGGCCCCGCCTAGACCATATAGAGAGAGACGTAACCAGAAGGAGCCCAGCCTAGCTCCTCGAAGCCGTAACTTGCGGGTGGCGACGTGGGCGCTTTTCCTGTGTGGGTTCGTCGCGAGGCCGAGCTGGAGGGCATGGGTTGTAGGCAGGGTGCCTCCTTCGGCAGCGTGGgcagtagtgcttgaatgaacatGAGGTGAAAGTGCAGCCGGGTCCCCTCGAGTGGTAGGCGAAGCAGTAGCCCGGGGGTAGCCCAGCTGCCCGGGCGCTGGAGAGAGAAAGTGCTGCCGGTCGCCCTGCCTCCTGCCTCACAGGCTGAGCAGCGGCCTGGGCGATGCGTTGCACCGAGCGAAGTTCCAGGTCCAGCCTGTAGTCCAACCATGAACAGCCCGACCTCTCCCTGTCCCATCTGAAGGCCTGATCGTACCACATCCAGTCGCCTTTGAGGGTCGTCTTCATGGTCTTCACGTAACGCGCATAGGTAAACAGAGCCTGAGCCTCCGCTGGGTGCTTCTCGACGTAGATAGTGGCGTAGATGTCAAGGCCATGCGCCCACTGGTCCGGCGTCAGGGGCGGCTGCTTCTTACCAGGCTGCTTTGCGTCAGGGGGTGTCGCGGAGTGGGACTCAAAAGAACCTGATTCCCGCTCATAGGCAAGCAATTGCCCGAGGTCGACATACTTGTTTGCCCAGACCTTCTCCCGAAGGGCTTGCGGGACGTGCACGCCCAAGAGTGGGATGCTGGAGCCCGTAGCCGCCCGTAGATGCCCCGGCCAGGGGCTAGAAAAAGTGTGGGGCGCTCTCTCCTCAGGGGACTCGTCgtaggaggacggactggaggAGCTTGCACGACGCCTCGACGTATGCCCCCTGGCCCTGGCCCGTGGGCGGCGGTCAGTGGAGGGGGGCAGGGCGGCTGTGGCAGCCGCAGCAGGGTCGGCCTCGGAAGTCCCCGTGGCCGGACGGCTTGTGTGGTGAGAGGGCCCCCGGGCCTGCGCGATGAGCGCCTGCAGCGTCGCCCAATCGTCGGCCGACAGGGGTGAAGGCTGCGACgctgtgccacccgccgctatgccGGCAGTGGGCCTCTGGGATGTGTGGTCGCCGTCCGTATCCGAGCCGCCCGAGGAGCCCCccgaggagggggaggcgaaACGGGCGGGCTTCGTCCTGGCCCTGGCCGGCTGCGTCCTAGCACCActgcgctgttgtcctcgcgttgacgccgcccgagccctcttccgtgttgcagttgctgcatgatccggcttctcgccactgTGGAAAGGTGAAAACGTAAGCAATGGCACTGATTTAACACTGCAAAagtgttattaagtaaataccggGCATAACTGAAGTTGGACTAAGGAACAATTAagtttagaaacttaaataaataataaataacgcaGTGAGGCCAAATCAGCAAGAGAGGCATGAAGCGTAAGCAGTGCTAGAAACAAAGAATAAGTAGCAGAGTAGATATAAGACAAACTGTAACTGAACAAAAATAGCTTAAGaccgtattgtaatatatttatttttaactgAGCAAATAAAAGATAATAGATACTTGTATTAAAACTGAACCAATAAAGAGTAATCAGTGAGTCATGGATACATTGGGTAGAATAAAGCAGGACTATACAGTGGTAGGATGTTAGGTTAAACAGATAAAACTGCAAGGTTTAGTTTGGGTAGATTAAAACTAATGATCGGGGAATGGTTAAACAGTACTTATTCAAGGAATAGATGAACTAGAATAAACAATAATGgtctcaaaagtgaaaacaaaattaATTGCGTGTCCCACGGCAATGGGCACTGCCATAACGCTGCAACAGgatagtaagtaaatacaaggcataactgaaagctgaacaaagtaataaattaatttagagaAACTTAAAATTGATAACATGGCGTAGCTCACCCAAGCCGACAAACCACTCTACGGCATGTGCCTACCCTGGAGGAGTAAAACAGAACAGTGAGAACGGGAGGGGAATATTATATTCTAACAATAGAATAAGACCGTAATATAATGTACTTGCGaaaagctgaacaaataaaagaaaacgggGTAAGCATGGGGAAGATTTGGTAGCTAAAGCGGGATTAAATTAGGGATAGGATGGTAAGAAACAGTAATATGCAAGGAATGTTTTGGGTAGCGAAAACTGTATTGTTCAAGGGATGGAAAGGTTATTAACCAGTACTAAACAAGGGAGAATGCTAGCCTAAGCAATAATATTCTCGAAAGAGAACAAATTTAGACGAGTATCGCACAGCACTGGACGCAGCATAACACTGCAagaggaatagtaagtaaatacaaggcataactgtaagctgaacaaagtaataaattaatttagaacTTAAAAATAATTAACATGACATAGCCTGCCCGACGGCGTGCACCTGCGCTGGAGGAGGAAGGGACAGGGAACCAGGAGGGAACGTGTACGTGCAGGAACAACAGGCGTCGACGCCGAGGGACGAGACGTCATGTAACAAACGGCCCGGTCTACGCCGGGCTGGCCAAACTGTTGGGGCGAACATCGCGTGGGCACCGAGCCAGCAAACATCTGGGGGCGAACGAACAGAGATACACCGGCCATCCCaaacgactgggtacgaacaagccgggaGACACCGGCCATCCCAGACGACTAGGTACGAACAAGCCGGGGTACACCGGCCAACCCGGGCGACTGGGTACGTACAGAACG
This DNA window, taken from Procambarus clarkii isolate CNS0578487 chromosome 76, FALCON_Pclarkii_2.0, whole genome shotgun sequence, encodes the following:
- the LOC138357125 gene encoding uncharacterized protein, which translates into the protein MVPQLIFSDPLGPSTSQAGTAGAPCPTQQTLSGEKPDHAATATRKRARAASTRGQQRSGARTQPARARTKPARFASPSSGGSSGGSDTDGDHTSQRPTAGIAAGGTASQPSPLSADDWATLQALIAQARGPSHHTSRPATGTSEADPAAAATAALPPSTDRRPRARARGHTSRRRASSSSPSSYDESPEERAPHTFSSPWPGHLRAATGSSIPLLGVHVPQALREKVWANKYVDLGQLLAYERESGSFESHSATPPDAKQPGKKQPPLTPDQWAHGLDIYATIYVEKHPAEAQALFTYARYVKTMKTTLKGDWMWYDQAFRWDRERSGCSWLDYRLDLELRSVQRIAQAAAQPVRQEAGRPAALSLSSARAAGLPPGYCFAYHSRGPGCTFTSCSFKHYCPRCRRRHPAYNPCPPARPRDEPTQEKRPRRHPQVTASRS